From the genome of Pieris rapae chromosome 5, ilPieRapa1.1, whole genome shotgun sequence, one region includes:
- the LOC111003604 gene encoding uncharacterized protein LOC111003604, with product MYLLNVSKMRLCVLVLLACPVLCDNVTEQCPNVKTSLGSIRKKRYLVFPDGSSFVMTISLVKAFMTHVPAGWNIALEIDVLFPLPDEKFSNEHRRRKHHRQKKDIWERLENALYYHNFNGRACVLRCICESKTHLAPPGASLVHDLLRAIFTAPLKEEYSNEISDTYNEILDPNFCDHVHDCPFSILHFILTLNKRKY from the exons atgtatttattaaatgtatctaAAATGCGACTGTGTGTGCTGGTACTACTCGCGTGTCCGGTGCTCTGTGATAATGTGACCGAACAATGTCCAAATGTGAAGACATCTTTGGGCAGTATAAGGAAGAAACGGTATTTAGTTTTTCCAGATGGGAGTAGTTTTGTG ATGACAATTTCCCTGGTGAAAGCGTTCATGACGCACGTTCCAGCAGGTTGGAACATAGCTTTGGAAATCGACGTGCTTTTTCCTCTACCCGATGAGAAGTTTTCCAATGAACATAGGAGGCGGAAGCACCATCGACAAAAGAAAGATATCTGGGAACGTCTAGAAAATGCATTATatta tcaTAACTTCAACGGCCGCGCGTGTGTACTTCGTTGCATTTGTGAAAGCAAGACTCATCTGGCCCCTCCTGGTGCATCGCTGGTCCATGATTTACTGAGAGCTATTTTTAC gGCCCCACTAAAAGAGGAATATTCAAACGAGATCAGTGATACGTACAATGAGATATTGGATCCCAACTTTTGTGATCATGTTCACGACTGTCCCTTTTCCAtactacattttatattaactctgaataaacgtaaatattaG